In one Candidatus Scalindua japonica genomic region, the following are encoded:
- a CDS encoding ABC transporter ATP-binding protein, translating to MKQNKNIAIKVKDLRKDFDLSESGKGFSGKLKALFHRKRKTVTAVDGIEFEIERGEFVGYVGENGAGKSTTIKMLTGILVPTSGSAEVNGIIPYKDRKRNAAKIGVVFGQRTQLWWDLPVRESFDLLRVIFRVSQSDFNAQIKNLDKALGLKPLMAKPVRKLSLGQRMRCDIAASLIHNPPVLFLDEPTIGLDVLAKESIRNFLAEMNRDEGTTIILTTHDMNDIEQLCKRLIILEQGKIMYDGETELLKQKFVHEKVIEVEFHDDGNVIQGIPGVSVIREEGCKKWLTFDNDNFGIGEVIGTIASRYKIKDISVKEPSVESIIRNIYNNRVDLATPSEELLT from the coding sequence ATGAAGCAGAATAAAAATATAGCAATTAAAGTTAAAGATTTAAGGAAGGACTTTGATCTCAGTGAGTCCGGTAAAGGCTTTTCAGGAAAGTTGAAAGCCCTTTTTCACAGAAAACGAAAAACTGTTACAGCAGTAGATGGTATTGAATTTGAGATTGAACGTGGAGAATTTGTTGGCTATGTTGGAGAGAATGGTGCCGGTAAATCTACAACAATCAAGATGCTGACCGGTATACTTGTACCCACATCCGGAAGTGCTGAGGTAAATGGAATTATTCCTTACAAGGACAGAAAGAGGAATGCCGCGAAGATTGGTGTTGTTTTTGGTCAAAGAACACAACTTTGGTGGGACCTTCCGGTGCGTGAGTCCTTTGATTTGTTAAGAGTGATTTTTCGGGTTTCTCAATCAGACTTTAACGCACAAATAAAGAATCTGGATAAAGCGCTTGGCCTTAAACCCCTTATGGCAAAACCGGTCAGAAAACTGTCATTAGGGCAGAGGATGAGGTGCGATATAGCCGCCTCTCTGATCCATAACCCTCCAGTACTTTTTCTGGATGAACCCACAATTGGTCTGGATGTGCTGGCAAAGGAGTCGATAAGGAATTTTCTCGCGGAGATGAACAGGGACGAGGGAACTACCATTATTCTCACTACTCACGACATGAACGATATTGAGCAGCTTTGCAAAAGGCTCATTATTCTTGAACAAGGGAAGATAATGTATGACGGTGAGACTGAATTGTTGAAGCAGAAGTTTGTCCATGAAAAAGTGATAGAGGTTGAGTTTCATGATGATGGAAATGTTATACAGGGAATACCCGGGGTCAGTGTTATACGAGAAGAGGGATGTAAAAAATGGTTGACGTTTGATAACGACAACTTTGGAATAGGTGAGGTTATTGGTACAATTGCGTCTCGATATAAAATTAAGGACATATCCGTAAAAGAACCTTCTGTGGAAAGTATAATCAGGAATATTTATAATAATCGAGTCGATTTAGCCACTCCTTCAGAAGAACTGCTTACTTAA
- a CDS encoding cupin domain-containing protein: MTILNGNISAYRKTQDDMVAKVTIIKTDSLSLDVYYFKAGQALGYHKHPTGDQIFTVIEGSGTFKLDDGSEETLEVKQGSTFLAPANVWHDLIDSGSGNLVAQQVTDQPSGMKKR; this comes from the coding sequence ATGACAATTCTAAACGGTAACATTTCAGCATACAGAAAAACCCAGGATGACATGGTAGCAAAAGTAACTATAATCAAAACAGATTCGTTATCTCTTGACGTTTATTACTTTAAAGCGGGGCAGGCCCTGGGATATCACAAGCATCCAACGGGAGACCAGATTTTTACCGTTATAGAAGGAAGCGGAACGTTTAAGTTAGATGATGGCAGTGAAGAAACTTTAGAGGTCAAACAGGGATCAACTTTTCTGGCACCTGCTAATGTATGGCACGACTTAATTGATTCCGGCAGTGGTAATCTCGTTGCGCAACAGGTTACTGACCAGCCGTCAGGTATGAAAAAAAGATAG
- a CDS encoding hydantoinase/oxoprolinase family protein — protein sequence MVVLGVDIGGTFTDFVLFDGRELKVHKVISTPDTPADAVFNGIRSLEIKQEHVSIVHGSTVATNTLLERKGAKTALITTDGYEDVLEIGRQARSSLYDLFITRESALIPEELRWGVRERVSATGEVLSRVSKGDLKKICIALRKKGIESVAVCFLFSYKDPLNEGIVAKELEQLGVHVSVSSRILPEYREYERTSTTVVNAYVSPVMARYLTTLEEGLEADNIRIMQSNGGSISTGAAKKMAVNCILSGPAGGVAGAFGIAKLAGIKNIISFDMGGTSTDVSLCNGNVRLTTQTLINELPVKIPVVDMVTVGAGGGSIAFIDYGGALRVGPQSAGAHPGPVCYGKGRDITVTDANLFLGRISAEFFLGGRMKLKTAMVSGFMNTLAKKLGMSSVKAAEGIIEVANANMVRAIKVISVEKGFDVRDYTLVSFGGAGGLHACELAESLLIKKVLVPKNAGVLSALGMTIADIVKDYSKSVLLKVKEKDHSKVLRLFKPLISQGMKEVLYEGILKNCIKVENAVDMRYIGQSHELMLPFDKDYIDSFHKLHRKRYGYANTDSGIEIVNIRVRVTGKTKKPSLRKKVMTSSTKEKIAAKNTKCYFRGKWLKADIYDRNRIQTHTGIKGPALIVEETSTTFLPPGHICNIDNYENLIIEKNLTGCF from the coding sequence TTGGTTGTTTTAGGGGTTGATATTGGGGGTACATTTACAGATTTTGTGCTGTTTGATGGAAGAGAGCTCAAGGTCCATAAAGTTATCTCTACACCTGATACTCCGGCAGATGCAGTTTTTAATGGAATCAGATCACTTGAAATTAAACAGGAGCATGTGTCCATAGTCCATGGTTCTACTGTCGCCACAAATACGCTTCTTGAGAGAAAAGGCGCGAAGACCGCGTTAATTACTACAGATGGATATGAGGATGTACTAGAAATAGGCCGTCAGGCAAGAAGTTCGCTATATGATCTCTTTATTACCCGTGAATCAGCTCTGATACCTGAAGAGCTGAGGTGGGGTGTGCGGGAGAGGGTGTCCGCAACAGGTGAAGTGTTGTCTCGTGTCAGTAAGGGCGATCTGAAAAAAATATGTATTGCATTAAGAAAGAAAGGGATAGAGTCAGTTGCTGTATGCTTTCTTTTCTCTTATAAGGACCCGCTCAATGAAGGGATTGTGGCAAAGGAGTTGGAACAGTTGGGAGTTCATGTCTCTGTTTCCAGTAGAATTCTGCCTGAGTATAGAGAGTACGAGAGGACCAGTACTACGGTAGTGAATGCGTACGTATCTCCAGTTATGGCCAGATATTTGACTACGTTGGAAGAGGGCTTAGAGGCTGATAATATAAGAATTATGCAGTCAAACGGTGGTAGCATTTCTACTGGAGCTGCTAAGAAAATGGCCGTTAACTGTATTCTTTCAGGACCGGCAGGCGGTGTCGCGGGGGCATTCGGGATAGCAAAACTTGCAGGTATAAAAAACATTATATCTTTTGATATGGGCGGGACATCGACAGATGTTTCGCTGTGTAACGGTAATGTGAGGCTTACGACACAAACTCTTATTAATGAGTTGCCTGTAAAGATACCTGTTGTAGATATGGTTACAGTCGGGGCTGGTGGAGGGTCAATTGCATTTATTGACTACGGAGGGGCGCTCAGGGTAGGTCCGCAGAGCGCTGGCGCTCACCCTGGCCCGGTCTGCTATGGAAAGGGTAGAGATATAACAGTAACAGATGCTAATCTGTTTCTTGGAAGAATCAGCGCCGAATTCTTTCTTGGTGGAAGGATGAAACTTAAAACCGCTATGGTGTCAGGATTTATGAATACCCTTGCAAAGAAATTGGGGATGTCTTCAGTAAAGGCAGCGGAGGGTATAATAGAAGTGGCAAACGCTAATATGGTAAGGGCCATAAAGGTTATCTCCGTTGAGAAGGGGTTTGATGTAAGAGATTATACACTGGTCTCTTTTGGTGGCGCCGGAGGACTTCATGCGTGCGAGCTGGCTGAAAGCCTCTTAATTAAGAAGGTCCTTGTTCCTAAAAATGCGGGTGTCTTGTCAGCGCTGGGTATGACCATTGCCGATATTGTCAAAGATTATTCAAAAAGTGTACTTTTAAAGGTGAAAGAAAAAGATCACAGTAAGGTCCTGCGCTTGTTTAAACCATTAATATCGCAAGGTATGAAGGAGGTGCTTTACGAGGGTATCCTGAAAAACTGCATAAAAGTAGAAAATGCAGTAGATATGAGATATATAGGCCAGTCTCATGAACTTATGTTACCATTTGATAAGGACTATATTGATAGTTTTCACAAACTCCACAGGAAGAGATATGGTTATGCAAATACGGACTCTGGAATTGAAATTGTCAATATCAGAGTGAGAGTAACAGGAAAGACGAAGAAGCCCTCTCTTAGAAAAAAAGTGATGACTTCTTCAACAAAAGAGAAGATAGCTGCAAAAAACACAAAATGTTATTTCAGGGGAAAATGGTTGAAGGCTGATATTTACGACAGGAACAGGATACAGACACATACCGGAATTAAGGGGCCCGCGTTGATAGTCGAGGAGACCTCGACAACTTTTCTTCCACCCGGACATATTTGCAATATTGATAATTATGAAAACCTGATTATAGAGAAAAACCTGACCGGATGCTTCTAG
- a CDS encoding ABC transporter permease, with protein sequence MNPKLFLKFVSVSFQKQVTYRFDCFVGIVNGFLYVFIFTSLWKALYSQFDTTVHNGYTLTAIVSYAVLVMAVRISFTMDDSIIYRKVMDGSIAMELVRPTSFFFMNLAENVGHSLFHMMARTVPIVIISIFLFDISIPFEVSRFLVFLVSFIAGYVLVSMLNFIAGLLAFWFVEIFPFMLFKYALFTFFAGGIVPLDFFPEFLDPLVKFLPFQYMLYFPTTILLGRASLAEAHSIIIVQLIWVVIMGSICTLMWNAGKKKLIIQGG encoded by the coding sequence ATGAATCCAAAACTTTTCCTAAAATTTGTATCAGTATCGTTCCAGAAGCAGGTTACTTACAGGTTTGATTGCTTTGTTGGAATCGTTAATGGTTTTCTCTACGTCTTTATATTTACCTCTTTATGGAAAGCATTATATTCCCAGTTTGACACCACAGTACATAATGGATATACGTTGACTGCAATAGTATCTTACGCGGTACTGGTTATGGCTGTGAGAATATCCTTTACGATGGATGATTCTATCATTTACAGGAAGGTTATGGACGGTTCGATTGCAATGGAACTTGTAAGGCCGACATCTTTTTTCTTTATGAATCTTGCCGAGAATGTGGGGCATTCTCTTTTCCATATGATGGCAAGGACAGTCCCTATTGTCATAATCTCCATATTTCTTTTTGATATCTCTATTCCGTTTGAAGTTTCAAGGTTTCTGGTTTTTCTTGTATCATTCATTGCCGGGTATGTCCTGGTTTCCATGCTTAACTTTATTGCCGGATTACTCGCTTTCTGGTTTGTAGAAATTTTCCCATTCATGCTCTTCAAATATGCGTTGTTTACTTTCTTTGCCGGGGGAATAGTGCCATTAGACTTTTTTCCTGAATTTTTGGACCCATTGGTTAAGTTTCTTCCATTTCAATACATGCTTTATTTCCCGACTACTATTCTTCTTGGACGTGCTTCATTAGCGGAAGCCCATTCGATAATAATAGTTCAATTGATCTGGGTTGTAATAATGGGTAGCATTTGCACTCTTATGTGGAATGCCGGTAAGAAAAAATTGATAATTCAGGGAGGATAA